In Canis lupus dingo isolate Sandy chromosome 12, ASM325472v2, whole genome shotgun sequence, the following proteins share a genomic window:
- the BLTP3A gene encoding UHRF1-binding protein 1 isoform X5, with translation MKTCEEPRPPNGQSPIALASGQSEYGFAEKVVEGMFIIVNSITVKIHSKAFHASFELWQLQGYSVNPNWQQSDLRLTRITDPHRGEVLTFKEITWQTLRIEADATDNGDQDPVTTPLRLITNQGRIQIALKRRTKDCNVVASKLMFLLDDLLWVLTDSQLKAMMKYAESLSEAMEKSAQQRKSLAPEPVQITSPAPSAQQSWAQAFSGGQGSSNSSSSRLSQYFEKFDVKESSYHLLISRLDLHICDDSQSREPGVSANRLTGGAMQLTFRKMAFDYYPFHWAGDSCKHWVRHCEAMETRGQWAQKLVMEFQSKMEKWHEEMGFKPPWHLGVESPFQKKADSLSSPRKNPLERSPSQGRQAPFWPPAWNRLRSSCMVIRVDDLDIHQVSSAGQPSKKPSTLLSCSRKLHNLPTKVSAIHIEFTEYYFPDNQELPVPCPNLYIQLNGLTFTMDPVSLLWGNLFCLDLYRSLEQFKAIYKLEDSSQKDEHLDIRLDAFWLKVSFPLEKREQAGLHRPQALVFSASGMTATNTRHAPHCSCPDLQSLFRGFAAAEFFHSNYVHFPKVPGGFSLLHMLFLHHAFQMDSRLPQPSTLPPQRLKASQDLWSIHFTQISLDFEGTENFKGHTLNFVAPFPLSIWACLPLRWQQAQARKLLLATEGRLKPSASFGSPVHSEALASDAVPHQRSKTEHDLKSLSGLTEVMDVLKEDSRGVDNKGPLTELEDAADVHMLVHSPAHVRVRLDHYQYLALLRLKEVLQGLQEQLTKDTEAMTGSPLQDQTACIGVLFPSAEVALLMHPAPGAVEADSAGSDTTSLIDSELSPSEDRELKSDASSDQGLASPEKVLEDSGIENLDASHDRSVPLHSNEILQDSDSLAQQEAGKGHEAVDSLQAKRLSRTQTSTSPAVVKPPCGRDTAVNGQAELKPLKNIEGELSSAIHMTKDATKEAIHATMDLTKEAVSMTKDAFSLGRDRMTSTMHKMLSLPPAKEPMAKIDEGAVAPLSGGAARLRFFSMKRTVSQQSFDGASLDNSGPEDRISVDSDGSDSFVMLLESESGPEFLPPGALPNDLDNAGVQGSPVMESYGQGSPEANSLVSPSGEGLSPHPVSILVLKVNEVSLGIEVRGEDLTVALQAEELTLQQLGTVGLWQFLHGQCSGTSFQESSTLKTNHIRPAVGLRFEVGPGAAVHSSLATQNGFLHFLLQGCDLELFTSVLNGLGPFLEDEEIPVVVPMQIELLHSRITLKDDIPPIYPTSPGPIPITLAMEHIVLKRSDDGVFHIGAAPQDRPSAEVHKIEKSQPPKEQMFLVPTEAFGQQVKELHTLQKELTETKQALANANQDKERLLQEIRKYNPLFEL, from the exons TGAGTATGGCTTTGCTGAGAAGGTGGTGGAAGGGATGTTCATCATCGTCAATTCTATCACCGTCAAGATTCACTCCAAGGCCTTCCACGCTTCTTTTGAATTGTGGCAGCTCCAGGGCTACAGTGTCAACCCCAATTGGCAGCAGAGTGACCTCCGCCTCACCCGCATCACTGACCCCCACCGAGGAGAG GTTTTAACATTTAAGGAAATAACTTGGCAAACACTTCGCATTGAGGCAGATGCTACAGACAATGGTGATCAGGATCCAGTTACCACTCCACTAAGGCTTATTACCAACCAAGGCAGGATCCAAATAGCCCTCAAGAGAAGA ACCAAAGATTGCAATGTGGTAGCCTCCAAGCTGATGTTCCTGTTGGATGACCTGCTGTGGGTGCTAACTGACTCACAGCTCAAAGCTATGATGAAGTATGCAGAGTCGCTGAGTGAGGCCATGGAGAAGTCAGCCCAGCAGAGAAAGAGCCTGGCCCCTGAACCTGTACAG ATCACCTCACCTGCTCCCAGTGCCCAGCAGTCCTGGGCCCAGGCATTCAGTGGTGGCCAgggcagcagcaacagcagcagcagtcGCCTCAGCCAGTATTTTGAGAAATTTGATGTGAAAGAGTCTTCCTACCATCTGCTCATCTCCCGCCTGGATCTGCACATTTGCGATGATAGCCAGTCCCGAGAGCCAG gtgTCTCTGCAAACAGACTGACGGGTGGTGCAATGCAGCTTACTTTCCGCAAGATGGCATTTGACTATTACCCCTTCCACTGGGCAG GTGACAGCTGCAAACATTGGGTACGGCACTGTGAGGCCATGGAGACCCGAGGCCAGTGGGCCCAGAAGCTGGTGATGGAGTTTCAGAGTAAAATGGAGAAGTGGCATGAGGAGATGGGTTTCAAACCACCTTGGCATCTGGGAGTAGAGTCTCCCTTCCAGAAGAAAGCAG attctctCTCCAGTCCTCGAAAGAACCCCCTTGAGAGAAGCCCCTCTCAGGGCCGACAGGCTCCCTTTTGGCCTCCAGCCTGGAATCGTTTACGCTCTAGTTGCATGGTAATACGAGTGGATGACTTGGACATCCACCAG GTTTCTTCAGCTGGACAGCCAAGTAAGAAGCCATCTACACTCCTCTCCTGCAGTCGGAAGCTTCACAACCTACCCACTAAGGTCTCTGCCATTCATATTGAATTCACAGAGTATTACTTCCCCGATAATCAGGAGCTTCCAG TTCCCTGTCCCAATCTCTACATTCAGTTAAATGGTCTGACATTTACTATGGATCCTGTCAGCTTGCTCTGGGGAAACCTCTTCTGCCTGGATTTATATCGCAGTTTAGAGCAGTTCAAAGCTATCTACAAGCTGGAAGATTCAAGCCAGAAAGATGAACACTTGGATATCCGACTGGATGCCTTCTGGTTGAAG gttAGCTTCCCGCTGGAGAAGAGAGAGCAGGCTGGGTTGCATCGTCCTCAGGCCCTCGTCTTTTCTGCGTCGGGCATGACTGCCACCAATACACGTCATGCCCCACATTGTAGTTGTCCAGACCTCCAAAGTCTCTTCCGAGGTTTTGCGGCTGCTGAGTTCTTTCATTCCAATTATGTTCACTTTCCCAAGGTTCCAGGTGGCTTTAGCCTTCTGCACATGCTTTTTTTACATCATGCTTTCCAGATGGATTCCCGACTCCCTCAACCCAGTACCCTCCCTCCCCAGAGGCTTAAGGCTTCCCAGGATCTGTGGTCCATCCACTTCACCCAGATCTCATTGGACTTTGAGGGAACAGAGAACTTCAAAGGTCATACTTTGAATTTCGTGGCCCCCTTCCCCTTGTCCATTTGGGCCTGCCTACCCCTCCGCTGGCAGCAAGCTCAGGCACGGAAGCTCCTTTTGGCCACAGAAGGGAGGTTGAAACCATCAGCTAGCTTTGGCAGTCCTGTCCATTCTGAGGCCCTTGCCTCTGATGCCGTGCCCCATCAGCGGTCAAAGACTGAGCATGATTTGAAAAGCCTATCAGGCCTCACAGAAGTCATGGATGTTTTGAAAGAAGACAGCCGTGGTGTGGACAACAAAGGGCCTCTGACTGAACTTGAGGATGCAGCAGATGTCCACATGCTTGTACACTCCCCTGCACATGTTCGTGTGAGGCTTGACCATTACCAGTACTTGGCTCTACTCCGCCTGAAGGAGGTGCTACAAGGTCTTCAAGAACAGCTGACTAAGGATACAGAGGCTATGACTGGCTCCCCACTGCAGGACCAGACAGCTTGCATTGGGGTCCTCTTCCCCAGTGCTGAGGTGGCTCTGCTCATGCATCCTGCCCCTGGGGCTGTTGAAGCTGACTCTGCAGGTTCAGATACCACCAGCCTCATTGATTCAGAGCTGTCTCCTTCAGAGGATAGGGAGCTGAAATCTGATGCCTCCTCAGACCAGGGCCTAGCAAGCCCTGAGAAGGTTCTGGAGGATAGTGGCATTGAAAATTTAGATGCATCCCATGACAGGTCAGTGCCTCTTCATAGCAATGAAATACTACAGGATTCAGATTCTCTTGcacagcaggaggcagggaagggccaTGAAGCAGTCGATTCCTTACAGGCGAAGAGACTGAGCAGAACCCAGACATCCACCTCACCAGCTGTGGTGAAGCCTCCATGTGGTAGGGATACCGCTGTGAATGGACAGGCAGAGCTCAAGCCCTTGAAGAACATTGAGGGAGAATTGTCAAGTGCTATTCACATGACCAAGGATGCCACAAAGGAGGCCATACATGCCACTATGGACCTTACCAAGGAAGCTGTATCCATGACTAAGGATGCCTTCAGTCTGGGCAGAGACCGAATGACCTCCACCATGCACAAGATGCTGTCACTGCCCCCAGCCAA ggAGCCCATGGCCAAAATAGATGAGGGGGCAGTAGCACCATTGAGTGGAGGAGCTGCCCGACTCCGATTTTTCTCCATGAAGAGGACAGTATCTCAGCAGTCATTTGATGGCGCTTCATTGGATAACAGTGGTCCTGAAGACCGGATTTCCGTGGACAGTGATGGCAGTGATAGCTTTGTGATGCTCTTGGAGTCTG AGTCTGGTCCAGAATTTCTTCCACCAGGAGCTCTTCCAAATGACTTAGACAATGCTGGAGTTCAAGGGAGCCCTGTTATGGAGAGTTATGGCCAGGGGTCACCAGAGGCCAACAGTTTGGTCTCACCCAGTGGAGAAGGCCTCAGCCCTCACCCG GTCTCCATTCTGGTCCTGAAGGTGAATGAAGTGTCTTTGGGGATTGAGGTACGTGGTGAGGATCTGACTGTAGCCCTGCAGGCAGAAGAACTGACCCTCCAACAGCTGGGAACCGTTGGACTCTGGCAATTCCTGCATGGACAGTGCTCAG GTACAAGTTTTCAGGAATCCTCAACTTTGAAGACTAACCACATCAGACCAGCTGTGGGCCTTCGCTTTGAGGTGGGGCCTGGTGCAGCTGTTCATTCCTCACTGGCCACACAGAACGGCTTCCTGCATTTCTTGCTTCAAGGCTGTGACCTTGAGCTGTTCACTTCGGTGCTCAATGGCCTGGGGCCCTTCTTGGAGGATGAGGAGATCCCAGTGGTAGTTCCCATGCAGATTGAGCTCCtgcactccaggatcaccctaAAG GATGATATCCCCCCCATCTATCCAACATCTCCAGGCCCTATCCCCATCACTCTAGCCATGGAGCATATTGTGTTGAAGCGGAGTGATGATGGTGTGTTCCACATAGGCG CTGCTCCTCAAGACAGACCATCGGCTGAAGTCCATAAAATTGAGAAGAGCCAGCCCCCAAAAGAACAGATGTTTCTGGTGCCCACAGAAGCTTTTGGACAGCAG GTGAAAGAATTGCATACCCTACAAAAGGAACTTACAGAAACTAAACAAGCATTGGCCAATGCCAACCAGGATAAAGAAAGACTGCTTCAGGAGATTAGGAAATATAATCCCCTCTTTGAGCTGTGA